A genomic window from Diospyros lotus cultivar Yz01 chromosome 2, ASM1463336v1, whole genome shotgun sequence includes:
- the LOC127795876 gene encoding glycylpeptide N-tetradecanoyltransferase 1-like, translating to MVDNNSTSDSPAESQTQNLDGDLHSESDSSVYSLARKVPGSLSLAKRHKFWESQPVGQFKDLGDTSLLEGPIEAPTPLSEVKKEPYNLPNLYEWITCDIDSEEMCAEVYNLLTNNYVEDDENMFRFNYSKEFLRWALRPPGFFRSWHIGVRVKSSKKLVAFITGIPARIRVRDTVVIMAEINFLCVHKKLRSKRLAPVMIKEVTRRVHLENIWQAAYTAGVVLPTPVSTCQYWHRSLHPKKLIDVGFSRLGPRMTMSRTIKLYKLPDSTSTLGFRKMELHDVPAVTHLLRNYLSQFLVAPDFDENDVEHWLLPKENVVDSYLVESPETHEITDFCSFYTLPSSILGNQNYSTLKAAYSYYNVSTKTPLLQLMNDALIIAKQKDYDVFNALDVMQNESFLKELKFGPGDGKLHYYLYNYRINHVLRPSELGLVLL from the coding sequence ATGGTAGATAACAATTCAACTTCTGATTCGCCGGCCGAAAGCCAAACCCAAAATCTTGATGGGGATTTGCACTCTGAGAGTGATAGTTCGGTTTATTCATTAGCTCGGAAGGTTCCAGGGTCGCTCTCTCTCGCGAAAAGGCATAAGTTTTGGGAATCCCAGCCTGTTGGGCAATTCAAGGATCTTGGGGACACGAGTTTGCTGGAAGGACCGATCGAAGCTCCAACACCCTTGTCTGAAGTGAAAAAAGAACCCTATAATCTTCCTAATCTCTATGAATGGATAACTTGTGACATAGATTCTGAAGAGATGTGTGCCGAGGTTTATAACCTCCTAACGAATAACTATGTTGAGGATGATGAGAACATGTTTAGGTTTAACTATTCGAAAGAATTCCTTAGATGGGCTCTTCGCCCTCCTGGTTTTTTTAGGAGCTGGCACATTGGAGTTAGAGTTAAGAGCTCCAAGAAGTTGGTTGCCTTTATAACTGGGATTCCTGCAAGAATCCGGGTCCGTGATACTGTTGTTATCATGGCTGAGATTAATTTCCTGTGTGTTCATAAGAAGCTCAGATCAAAACGGCTTGCTCCAGTCATGATTAAAGAGGTGACTAGGAGGGTTCATCTGGAAAATATTTGGCAAGCTGCTTATACTGCTGGCGTGGTCCTTCCTACGCCCGTATCAACTTGCCAATATTGGCATAGATCATTACATCCAAAGAAGCTTATTGATGTTGGATTTTCTAGGCTGGGTCCAAGGATGACTATGAGTCGAACAATAAAGCTGTACAAGTTACCAGATTCAACTTCTACCCTGGGATTTAGAAAGATGGAGCTCCATGATGTTCCTGCGGTTACACATTTGCTGAGGAATTACTTAAGTCAGTTTCTTGTTGCACCTGATTTTGATGAAAATGATGTAGAGCACTGGCTTCTTCCAAAGGAGAATGTTGTTGATAGCTACCTGGTTGAAAGCCCAGAGACTCATGAGATCACTGATTTCTGCAGTTTTTACACTCTTCCATCTTCTATCCTTGGGAACCAAAATTACTCAACTTTGAAGGCTGCTTATTCCTACTATAATGTGTCTACAAAGACTCCACTGCTTCAACTTATGAATGATGCTCTTATTATAGCAAAACAGAAGGATTATGATGTCTTCAATGCATTGGATGTTATGCAGAATGAGTCGTTTTTGAAGGAGCTGAAATTTGGACCAGGTGATGGGAAACTCCACTATTACCTCTACAACTATCGAATAAACCATGTTTTGAGACCATCAGAACTTGGGCTTGTGCTTTTGTAG